In the genome of Raphanus sativus cultivar WK10039 chromosome 4, ASM80110v3, whole genome shotgun sequence, one region contains:
- the LOC108853716 gene encoding glucan endo-1,3-beta-glucosidase 12 — protein sequence MAVSFLPYCLILSFFSAISITQASSGMIGVNYGRKANNLPSPENVVNLLKSQGINRIKIYDTDNNVLTALAHSRIKVVVALPNQLLSRAASRQSFADKWIQHNIRKHFPATEIEAIAVGNEVFVDPMNTTPYLVTAMKNIHTSLVKYNLDKSIKISSPIALSALANSYPPSSGSFKQELVEPVIKPMLDLLRKTSSYLMVNVYPFFAYSGKADKISLDYALFGDNAGTVDSSNGLRYDSLFDAQLDAVYAAMSAVGFNDVKVMVTETGWPSAGDENEIGASEANAAAYNRGLVKRVLTGNGTPLRSKEPLDVFLFALFNENQKPGPTSERNYGLFYPNEGKVYDVPFAAAVDGNRDHQAPVAAREGQTETWCVSRGDAAEEKLQAALDYACGEGGADCRPIQPGATCYHPKSLEAHASFAFNSYYQKNARRVGTCYFGGTAHVVTQHPRYGKCKFPTEH from the exons ATGGCCGTTTCCTTCCTACCTTATTGTctcattctttctttcttctcagcCATTTCCATTACACAAGCAA GTTCGGGAATGATCGGTGTCAACTACGGTCGAAAAGCTAACAATCTCCCGTCACCGGAGAACGTAGTGAACCTCCTCAAATCACAAGGAATCAACCGCATCAAAATCTACGACACCGACAACAACGTGCTAACCGCGCTCGCGCACTCAAGAATAAAAGTAGTCGTTGCTCTCCCCAACCAGCTCCTCTCTCGCGCCGCATCCCGCCAATCATTCGCGGACAAATGGATTCAACACAACATCAGAAAACACTTCCCGGCGACGGAGATAGAGGCGATCGCCGTCGGTAACGAGGTCTTCGTCGACCCCATGAACACGACTCCTTACCTCGTCACCGCGATGAAGAACATTCACACCTCTCTCGTCAAGTATAACCTCGACAAGTCGATCAAGATCTCGTCCCCGATCGCTCTCAGCGCGCTGGCTAACTCCTACCCGCCTTCTTCCGGTTCATTTAAACAGGAATTGGTCGAACCGGTTATTAAACCGATGCTTGATCTGCTGCGTAAAACGTCGTCGTATCTTATGGTGAACGTTTACCCGTTCTTCGCCTACTCGGGGAAAGCGGATAAAATCTCCTTGGACTACGCTCTCTTCGGAGATAACGCCGGGACTGTTGACTCGTCTAACGGGCTGAGATACGACAGCCTCTTCGATGCTCAGCTCGACGCCGTTTACGCAGCCATGTCCGCCGTCGGATTTAACGACGTCAAAGTGATGGTGACGGAGACGGGCTGGCCTTCCGCCGGAGACGAGAACGAGATCGGCGCGAGCGAAGCCAACGCTGCGGCGTATAATCGCGGACTCGTGAAGAGAGTGTTGACCGGTAACGGAACGCCGTTAAGATCGAAGGAGCCGCTCGACGTGTTTCTTTTCGCTCTGTTTAACGAAAACCAGAAACCGGGACCCACCTCGGAGAGAAACTACGGGTTGTTTTACCCGAACGAGGGAAAAGTGTATGACGTTCCGTTCGCCGCAGCAGTCGACGGAAACAGAGACCACCAGGCTCCCGTGGCGGCTCGCGAGGGACAGACTGAGACGTGGTGCGTGTCGAGAGGAGACGCGGCGGAGGAAAAGCTCCAGGCAGCTCTCGATTACGCCTGCGGGGAAGGAGGAGCTGACTGCCGTCCGATCCAGCCTGGTGCCACGTGTTATCATCCGAAGTCGTTGGAAGCGCACGCTTCGTTCGCGTTTAACAGTTACTACCAGAAAAACGCACGTCGTGTTGGCACGTGCTATTTCGGTGGGACTGCTCACGTGGTCACGCAACATCCTC GATACGGGAAATGCAAGTTTCCCACAGAACATTGA
- the LOC108861793 gene encoding uncharacterized protein LOC108861793 → MERNMEKMLNRVSMVFITIGTLIMVIMILQTPRTCISPEAPSKPHTHFPRSTCDSSPRKHLPLPKKNARLWSSRAWKTRLSSFSSYFLRFRDDLGLLPNHTKALCLSAGAGHAPMAMAQIGLSDVTAVELVDSLPLVRRADPHNLPFFDGAFDFAFTAHLGDALFPWRVVEEMERTVRRGGFCAVAVDECGGDDVRDVARLFLKSKIVDVANVTLEGLKKTSLLLKVQDFKT, encoded by the coding sequence ATGGAGAGAAACATGGAGAAGATGCTGAACAGAGTTTCAATGGTGTTCATAACCATCGGAACGTTGATCATGGTGATTATGATCCTCCAGACGCCGAGAACATGCATCTCGCCGGAAGCTCCGTCGAAGCCCCACACGCATTTCCCGAGATCCACCTGCGACTCCTCGCCGCGAAAGCATCTCCCTTTACCGAAGAAGAACGCTCGCCTCTGGTCCTCCAGGGCTTGGAAGACGCGtctctcctccttctcctcttaCTTCCTCCGATTCCGCGACGATCTCGGGTTGCTTCCAAATCACACCAAAGCTCTCTGCCTCTCCGCCGGCGCCGGACACGCTCCGATGGCGATGGCCCAGATCGGTTTATCTGATGTTACGGCTGTTGAATTGGTTGATTCGCTTCCTCTTGTGAGGAGAGCCGATCCTCACAACCTTCCCTTTTTCGACGGTGCGTTTGATTTCGCGTTTACCGCGCATCTTGGTGATGCTCTGTTTCCGTGGAGGGTCGTGGAGGAGATGGAGAGGACGGTGAGGCGCGGTGGGTTTTGCGCGGTGGCGGTTGATGAATGCGGTGGAGATGATGTTAGGGATGTTGCTAGGCTTTTCTTGAAGTCTAAGATCGTTGATGTTGCTAATGTAACCTTAGAAGGATTGAAAAAGACTAGTTTGCTACTTAAAGTCCAAGACTTTAAGACATGA
- the LOC108852204 gene encoding ethylene-responsive transcription factor ERF120-like: MDQSENIPSCNQKPTRLTRDQEHVIMVSALRQVISNGLGDTSSSNSVAFEALHQPLDAGPCPLCNITGCYGCAFPVHEEIEKEKEKKHKGVRQKPSGKWCAEIWDPSLHRRRWLGTFPTAKMAAKAYDDAAADLVQRKATRRCGSMNGEEPTTTTVEEDEGEIFGPVSK; encoded by the exons ATGGATCAATCAGAAAATATTCCCTCTTGCAATCAGAAACCTACTCGTTTGACAAGAGATCAAGAGCATGTGATCATGGTCTCTGCTCTGCGACAAGTGATATCCAACGGCCTAGGTGACACGTCATCATCAAACTCGGTTGCATTTGAAGCTCTTCATCAACCTTTGGACGCTGGTCCTTGTCCTCTCTGCAATATTACAGGTTGCTACGGCTGCGCATTCCCAGTGCATGAAGAGatagagaaggagaaggagaagaagcacaaAGGTGTGAGGCAAAAGCCATCAg GTAAATGGTGTGCGGAGATATGGGATCCGAGTTTGCATAGGCGGAGATGGCTTGGAACGTTTCCAACAGCTAAAATGGCAGCAAAGGCTTACGATGATGCGGCGGCTGATCTTGTCCAAAGAAAGGCAACAAGAAGATGTGGCTCAATGAACGGAGAGGAACCAACCACGACGACtgtggaagaagatgaaggagaaaTTTTTGGTCCTGTCTCAAAGTAA
- the LOC108850007 gene encoding uncharacterized protein LOC108850007: protein MKMVEEGKQPLLITFTDAGDVPKLQSISSNEQVSESANTSRWSFLFKLLLVITTIGVSTAGITLIILITPTPPTVHIHSMHIAFNERHLPIWSATFSIKNPNDKLRVTYESPSVWVFYKRKHVETIRLGSFEEKGGEENEVVVKGNETRVIDEEAAHGMEEDVATTGSVVDLDIVFLGRVGFYPVASTLWGKQNMTAVCKNVKATLSTDDDDEKLDKTKSWGLTFDDRQDCRVSLPVFP, encoded by the coding sequence ATGAAGATGGTTGAAGAAGGGAAACAACCACTTCTAATCACCTTCACCGATGCAGGAGACGTCCCAAAACTCCAATCAATATCATCAAATGAACAAGTATCAGAATCAGCTAACACTTCACGCTGGTCATTCCTCTTTAAACTCCTACTTGTCATCACAACCATCGGTGTTTCCACAGCAGGTATCACGTTAATCATACTGATCACACCAACCCCACCGACCGTTCACATACACTCCATGCATATAGCATTCAACGAACGCCATCTCCCGATCTGGTCAGCAACGTTCTCTATCAAAAACCCCAATGATAAACTCCGCGTAACGTACGAAAGTCCCTCCGTGTGGGTGTTTTACAAGAGAAAACACGTGGAGACTATAAGACTCGGGTCGTTTGAGGAAAAAGGCGGGGAAGAGAACGAAGTAGTTGTGAAGGGAAATGAAACCAGAGTTATCGATGAAGAGGCGGCTCACGGAATGGAGGAGGATGTGGCGACGACGGGAAGTGTGGTAGATCTTGATATTGTGTTTTTAGGGAGGGTTGGGTTTTATCCGGTAGCTTCTACTTTATGGGGAAAACAGAACATGACGGCTGTTTGCAAGAACGTGAAAGCTACGCTGTctactgatgatgatgatgaaaaactAGATAAGACAAAGAGTTGGGGCTTGACGTTTGATGATCGACAAGATTGTCGTGTAAGTCTCCCTGTGTTTCCTTAG
- the LOC108853724 gene encoding V-type proton ATPase subunit e2 codes for MAFLVTSLIFAVVGIIASVFTRICFNQGPSTNLLHFTLVITATVCCWLMWAIVYIAQMKPLIVPILSEVE; via the exons ATGGCTTTCCTTGTGACATCGTTAATATTCGCTGTGGTCGGCATCATTGCTTCGGTTTTCACAAGAATCTGCTTCAACCAAGGCCCCTCCACCAatct GCTACATTTTACTTTGGTCATTACAGCCACTGTCTGCTGTTGGTtgat GTGGGCAATTGTATACATTGCGCAGATGAAGCCTCTCATTGTCCCAATCCTAAGCGAGGTTGAGTAG
- the LOC108853718 gene encoding probable beta-1,3-galactosyltransferase 4 — translation MSLKHHHRGGGGGGVEMSGSKSFVSKKWTFLLCIGFFCAGTLFSDRMWPEPEANVASREAASDERLLHLVSDDCDSSKKTSLGEVYKSPDAIQTLDKTISTLEMELAAAKAAQESIVNGSPVSDEFKVPQTATKRKYLMVVGINTAFNSRKRRDSVRATWMPPGEERKKLEEEKGIVMRFVIGHSATPGGILDRAIQAEESKHGDFLRLDHVEGYLELSAKTKSYFSTAFALWDADFYVKVDDDVHVNIATLGAELARYRMKPRVYIGCMKSGPVLAQKGVRYHEPEYWKFGEEGNKYFRHATGQLYAISRELASYISINQNVLHKYVNEDVSLGSWFLGLDVEHVDDRRLCCGTTDCEWKAQAGNMCVASFDWSCSGICRSAVRMKDVHRRCGEGRDALIAASF, via the exons CAAAGAAATGGACTTTCTTACTCTGTATCGGTTTCTTCTGCGCCGGAACTCTCTTCTCCGACAG AATGTGGCCAGAGCCTGAAGCCAATGTTGCATCAAGGGAAGCAGCTTCAGATGAACGTCTTCTGCATTTAGTGTCAGATGACTGTGATTCATCAAAA AAGACAAGCCTTGGAGAAGTGTACAAGAGTCCTGATGCTATTCA AACGCTAGACAAAACGATATCGACTCTGGAAATGGAGTTAGCAGCTGCAAAAGCCGCGCAAGAATCCATCGTGAACGGTTCACCAGTCTCTGATGAGTTCAAGGTCCCTCAAACTGCTACCAAAAGAAAGTATCTGATGGTTGTTGGGATCAACACTGCGTTTAACAGCAGAAAGCGAAGGGATTCTGTCCGTGCTACTTGGATGCCTCCCG GTGAGGAGAGAAAGAAGCTCGAAGAAGAGAAAGGGATTGTGATGCGGTTTGTAATAGGTCATAG TGCTACTCCTGGTGGGATTCTTGATAGAGCGATTCAAGCTGAGGAAAGTAAACACGGAGACTTCTTGAGACTG GATCATGTTGAAGGTTATCTAGAGCTGTCAGCAAAGACTAAATCTTACTTTAGCACGGCTTTTGCATTATGGGATGCAGACTTCTACGTGAAAGTCGATGATGATGTTCATGTAAACATag CCACGCTGGGAGCAGAGTTAGCAAGATACCGTATGAAACCTCGAGTATACATTGGTTGCATGAAATCTGGACCCGTTCTTGCTCAGAA AGGAGTGAGGTATCATGAACCGGAGTACTGGAAGTTTGGAGAAGAGGGTAACAAGTACTTCCGCCACGCCACGGGTCAGCTCTACGCCATTTCCAGGGAGTTGGCGTCTTACATATCGATAAACCA AAACGTACTTCACAAGTATGTGAATGAGGATGTCTCTTTAGGATCATGGTTTCTTGGATTGGATGTGGAGCATGTAGATGACCGTAGGCTGTGTTGTGGTACAACAg ACTGTGAGTGGAAGGCACAGGCGGGGAACATGTGTGTTGCCTCGTTTGATTGGAGCTGCAGTGGGATTTGTAGATCAGCGGTTCGGATGAAGGATGTTCATCGGAGGTGTGGAGAAGGCAGAGATGCTCTTATTGCTGCATCATTTTGA
- the LOC108853717 gene encoding GDP-L-galactose phosphorylase 1 yields MLKIKRVPTVVSNYQKDEASDASVGCGRNCLGACCINGARLPLYSCKKLVTSGEKVVVNNEAREPPVAFLESLVLGEWEDRFQRGLFRYDVTACETKVIPGKYGFVAQLNEGRHLKKRPTEFRVDKVLQSFDGSKFNFTKVGQEELLFQLEAGEDDEAQFFPCMPLDADNSPSVVAINVSPIEYGHVLLIPRVLDCLPQRIDHKSLLLALHMASEAANPYFRLGYNSLGAFATINHLHFQAYYLAMPFPLEKASSKKMITTENSVQISELLNYPVRGLLFEGGNSMQDLSDTVSDACVCLQNNNIPFNILISDCGRQIFLMPQCYAEKQALGEVSPEVLETQVNPAVWEISGHMVLKRKEDYERATEEKAWRLLAEASLSEERFMEVNALIFEAIGCSNQEEELEGTNQQNTNISVNQTSNRSHGSASECLVLQ; encoded by the exons ATGTTGAAAATTAAGAGGGTTCCGACCGTCGTGTCTAATTACCAGAAAGATGAGGCTTCCGATGCTTCTGTCGGATGTGGTCGGAACTGCCTCGGGGCTTGTTGTATTAACG GGGCAAGGCTTCCGTTGTACTCCTGCAAGAAACTAGTAACATCCGGAGAGAAGGTGGTTGTCAACAATGAAGCTAGAGAGCCTCCGGTGGCTTTTCTCGAGTCCCTCGTCCTCGGCGAG TGGGAAGATAGGTTTCAAAGAGGACTCTTTCGCTACGATGTCACTGCCTGCGAAACCAAA GTCATCCCGGGGAAGTACGGCTTTGTTGCTCAGCTTAACGAGGGTCGTCACTTGAAGAAGAGACCAACCGAGTTCCGCGTAGATAAGGTTTTGCAGTCCTTTGATGGCAGCAAGTTCAACTTCACTAAAGTTGGGCAAGAAGAGTTGCTCTTCCAGTTAGAAGCCGGTGAAGATGACGAAGCTCAGTTCTTCCCCTGCATGCCTCTTGACGCTGACAACTCCCCCAGTGTTGTTGCCATCAAT GTTAGTCCGATAGAGTATGGGCATGTGCTGCTGATTCCTCGTGTCCTTGACTGCTTGCCTCAGAGGATCGATCACAAAAGCCTGTTGCTTGCACTTCACATGGCTTCCGAGGCTGCCAATCCTTACTTCAGACTCGGTTACAACAGCCTTGGTGCTTTTGCTACTATCAACCATCTTCACTTTCAG GCATATTACTTGGCCATGCCTTTCCCATTGGAGAAAGCGTCTTCCAAGAAGATGATTACCACTGAGAATAGTGTGCAAATCTCAGAGCTTCTGAACTACCCTGTGAGAGGTCTTCTCTTTGAAGGTGGAAACTCTATGCAAGACCTATCTGATACTGTATCAGACGCCTGCGTTTGCCTCCAGAACAACAACATTCCTTTCAACATTCTCATCTCTGATTGTGGAAGGCAGATCTTCTTGATGCCACAG TGTTACGCAGAGAAACAGGCTCTAGGTGAAGTAAGCCCCGAGGTGTTGGAGACACAGGTGAACCCAGCTGTGTGGGAGATAAGTGGTCACATGGTGCTCAAGAGGAAAGAGGATTACGAAAGAGCTACAGAGGAGAAGGCATGGAGGCTCCTTGCGGAAGCTTCTCTGTCAGAGGAAAGGTTTATGGAGGTTAATGCTCTCATCTTTGAAGCCATAGGTTGTAGTAACCAAGAGGAGGAGCTTGAAGGAACCAACCAGCAAAACACTAATATCAGTGTAAACCAGACAAGCAACCGATCCCATGGGTCAGCCTCTGAGTGCCTTGTCCTCCAGTGA
- the LOC108853723 gene encoding putative ethylene-responsive transcription factor ERF121, with protein MDPKPLRLTRDQEHVIMVSALRQVISNDRGDTSSLKSVAFEAPHHQPLDAGPCPLCSIIGCYGCAFPVHEEIKKEKKHKGVRKKPSGKWSAEIWDPSLQRRRWLGTFPTAKMAAEAYDDEAVKLVKRKAARSDTMNGEEPTIHREDDG; from the exons ATGGATCCAAAACCTCTTCGTTTGACAAGAGATCAAGAGCACGTGATCATGGTTTCTGCTCTACGACAAGTGATATCTAACGACCGAGGGGACACTTCATCATTGAAATCGGTTGCTTTTGAAGCTCCTCATCATCAACCTTTGGATGCTGGTCCTTGTCCTCTCTGCAGTATTATCGGTTGCTACGGTTGCGCATTCCCAGTGCATGAAGAGataaagaaggagaagaagcacaaAGGTGTGAGGAAAAAACCATCag GTAAATGGTCTGCGGAGATATGGGATCCGAGTTTGCAAAGAAGGAGATGGCTTGGAACTTTTCCAACAGCTAAAATGGCTGCGGAGGCTTACGATGATGAGGCGGTAAAGCTTGTCAAAAGAAAGGCAGCGAGAAGTGACACAATGAACGGAGAGGAACCAACCATACACCGAGAAGACGACGGTTGA
- the LOC108849588 gene encoding glycerophosphodiester phosphodiesterase GDPDL3: protein MRGIRASSLLLFGVVLIQLLAAQTDAQGPKSKWQTLTGFSPRVIARGGFSGLFPDSSIDAYNFAMLTSVPDVVLWCDLQLTKDAAGICFPGLTMSNASTVEAAYPNRTNTYLVNGVSTQGWFTVDFSLKDLSKVNLIRGILSRSERFDGNGYSIMTVQDLNTQLKPQGLWLNVQHEAFYAQHNLSMTTFLTTTFKTVIIDFISSPEVNFFKKIAGRFGREGPTFVFRFLEKEAFEPTTNRTYGSILSNLTFVKTFASGILVPKSYVLPLDDKQYLLPSTSLVQDAHKAGLEVFVSGFANDADIAHDHSYDPVSEYLSFVDNGNFSVDGVLSDFPITASASVECFSHMGRNATKQVVFLVISKNGASGDYPGCTDLAYAKAIKDGADVIDCSVQMSSDGTPFCSSSIDLGNTTMVAQTTFRNRSTNVPELSSVGGTYTFSLTWPEIQTLTPAISNPYRTYNMFRNPNERNAGKLVSLTDFLNLAKNSTSLSGVLISVENAAYLRENQGLDVVKAVLDTLTETGYTNITTKKVMIQSTNSSVLVDFKKQSKYETVYKIEETIRDVLDSAIEEIKTFASAVVIVKSSVFPDSEGFVTVQTNVVERLQKSQLPVYVEVFQNEFVSQPYDFFSDATVEINSYVTGAGVNGTITEFPFTAARYRKNRCLGSKETPPYMAPVQPGGLLQVVSHASLPPAEAPNPVFTDADVTEPPLPPVSAKPPTSTPGTPSTPSTNAPAPSGQARLTLSLLLSVFAMVLASLLLL, encoded by the exons ATGCGAGGGATACGAGCTTCGTCCCTTTTACTCTTCGGTGTTGTCCTAATTCAGCTTCTTGCTGCTCAAACCGATGCTCAAGGACCTAAAAGTAAATGGCAGACGCTCACCG GTTTCTCTCCTCGCGTGATTGCTCGTGGAGGGTTTTCCGGATTGTTCCCAGATTCGAGCATCGATGCTTACAACTTCGCAATGCTGACAAGTGTACCCGACGTCGTTCTATGGTGTGATCTTCAGCTAACCAAAGATGCAGCTGGGATCTGCTTCCCTGGTTTGACAATGAGCAATGCTTCAACTGTTGAAGCTGCTTATCCAAATCGTACAAACACTTACCTTGTTAATGGAGTCTCTACTCAGGGCTGGTTCACCGTTGACTTCTCTTTGAAAGATCTTAGCAAAGTTAACT TGATCAGAGGTATACTATCTCGGTCCGAGAGATTCGATGGAAACGGATACTCGATCATGACGGTTCAAGATTTAAACACACAGCTGAAACCACAAGGCCTATGGTTAAACGTTCAGCACGAGGCCTTCTACGCGCAGCACAATCTAAGCATGACCACTTTTCTAACCACAACTTTCAAAACTGTTATCATTGACTTCATCTCTTCCCCTGAAGTCAACTTCTTCAAGAAAATCGCCGGACGTTTCGGACGTGAAGGACCGACCTTCGTGTTCAGGTTTCTTGAGAAAGAAGCATTCGAGCCGACGACAAACAGAACATACGGTTCTATCTTGAGTAACTTGACTTTTGTCAAGACGTTTGCTTCAGGGATTCTTGTTCCCAAGTCTTACGTATTGCCACTCGATGACAAGCAGTACTTGCTTCCGTCTACATCGTTAGTTCAAGATGCTCACAAAGCAGGACTTGAAGTGTTTGTGTCTGGCTTTGCTAATGATGCTGATATTGCACATGACCATAGTTATGATCCTGTCTCTGAGTATCTATCTTTTGTTGACAATGGCAACTTCTCTGTCGATGGTGTGCTTTCTGATTTTCCCATTACTGCTTCTGCATCCGTTG AATGCTTTTCCCACATGGGCAGAAACGCTACAAAACAAG TGGTTTTTCTTGTTATATCCAAAAATGGTGCGAGTGGAGACTACCCAGGATGTACAGACTTGGCATATGCCAAGGCAATCAAAGATGGTGCTGATGTTATAGACTGCTCTGTCCAAATGTCCAGCGACGGTACACCCTTTTGCTCAAGTTCCATCGATCTTGGTAACACCACAATGGTCGCCCAAACTACTTTCAGAAACCGTTCAACAAATGTTCCTGAGCTTAGCTCAGTTGGTGGTACATACACTTTTAGTCTCACCTGGCCTGAGATCCAGACCTTGACTC CTGCTATATCAAACCCATACAGAACATACAATATGTTTAGGAATCCAAACGAGAGAAATGCTGGGAAGCTTGTTTCACTTACTGACTTCCTAAACTTGGCAAAGAACTCCACCTCTCTTTCTGGTGTTTTGATCAGTGTGGAG AATGCAGCATACCTGAGAGAGAACCAAGGGCTAGACGTGGTTAAAGCGGTTCTCGACACACTTACTGAAACCGGCTACACCAACATCACAACCAAAAAGGTTATGATTCAGTCAACAAACAGCTCGGTTCTAGTTGACTTCAAGAAGCAGAGCAAGTACGAGACCGTCTACAAAATTGAAGAAACCATCCGTGACGTTCTCGACTCTGCTATTGAGGAGATAAAGACATTCGCCAGTGCTGTTGTCATCGTAAAATCGTCGGTCTTTCCTGACTCTGAAGGGTTCGTCACGGTGCAAACCAATGTTGTGGAGAGGCTGCAGAAGTCTCAGCTCCCTGTATACGTTGAAGTGTTCCAGAACGAGTTTGTATCTCAACCGTATGACTTCTTCTCTGACGCAACCGTTGAGATAAACTCTTATGTTACTGGAGCTGGTGTGAATGGAACCATCACCGAGTTCCCTTTCACAGCTGCTAGATACAGAA AGAATAGATGTTTGGGAAGCAAAGAAACTCCACCTTACATGGCTCCTGTCCAGCCCGGTGGACTCTTACAAGTTGTGAGTCATGCATCCTTACCTCCAGCCGAAGCTCCGAACCCGGTGTTCACAGATGCTGATGTTACTGAGCCACCACTACCTCCGGTTTCAGCAAAACCACCAACCTCAACCCCTGGAACACCATCGACCCCATCAACCAATGCACCAGCACCTAGTGGACAAGCCcgtctcactctctctcttctcctctctgtTTTTGCAATGGTTCTTGCCTCTCTTCTACTTCTGTGA
- the LOC108853721 gene encoding serine/threonine-protein phosphatase PP-X isozyme 1 — MSDLDRQIEQLKRCEPLSESEVKSLCLKAMEILVEESNVQRVDAPVTLCGDIHGQFYDMMELFKVGGDCPKTNYLFLGDFVDRGYYSVETFLLLLALKVRYPDRITLIRGNHESRQITQVYGFYDECLRKYGSVNVWRYCTDIFDYMSLSAVVENKIFCVHGGLSPAINTLDQIRTIDRKQEVPHDGAMCDLLWSDPEDIVEGWGLSPRGAGFLFGGGVVMSFNHTNNIDYIGRAHQLVMEGYKWMFDSQIVTVWSAPNYCYRCGNIASILELDENLNKEFRVFQAAQQDSRGPPARKPAPDYFL, encoded by the exons ATGTCAGACCTAGACCGGCAGATAGAGCAGCTGAAGCGGTGCGAGCCGTTGAGCGAATCGGAGGTGAAGTCTCTCTGCCTCAAAGCCATGGAGATCCTCGTTGAAGAGAGTAACGTTCAGAGAGTCGATGCTCCCGTCACT CTATGTGGTGACATTCATGGGCAGTTCTATGACATGATGGAGCTTTTCAAAGTTGGAGGTGATTGCCCTAAGACCAACTACTTGTTTCTTGGCGATTTTGTTGATCGTGGATACTACTCTGTTGAGACCTTTCTGCTTCTACTCGCTCTCAAG GTTAGATATCCAGACCGTATAACTCTCATCAGAGGAAACCACGAAAGCAGGCAAATCACGCAG GTTTATGGATTTTATGATGAGTGTTTGCGTAAATACGGCTCTGTAAATGTCTGGAGATACTGCACCGACATTTTTGACTACATGAG TCTTTCAGCTGTTGTTGAGAACAAGATATTCTGTGTTCATGGCGGTCTCTCTCCAGCTATTAATACTCTTGATCAG ATTAGGACAATTGACCGGAAGCAAGAAGTGCCACATGATGGTGCCATGTGTGACCTCCTATGGTCTGATCCTGAAGATATTGTTGAGGGATGGGGATTGAGTCCTCGTGGAGCTGGATTCCTTTTTGGCGGCGGTGTTGTCATGAGTTTTAACCACACAAACAACATAGACTACATAGGACGAGCTCATCAACTTGTTATGGAGGGTTACAAATGGATGTTCGATAGCCAGATTGTGACAGTGTGGTCAGCCCCAAATTACTGTTATAG ATGCGGTAATATCGCTTCGATTCTAGAGCTGGACGAGAATCTAAACAAAGAGTTCCGTGTGTTCCAGGCAGCCCAGCAG GACTCGAGAGGGCCTCCCGCCAGAAAACCTGCACCTGACTACTTCCTATAA